The genomic window TTCTGGTTTAACACTTCCACCGTATAATATGCGAATTGTTTTGGCAAAATCTTCATTAAATATTTTCCCCAAATACTCACGGATATAACCAATCATTTCCTGTGCATCAGTACAACTAGCGTTTATTCCAGTTCCTATAGCCCAGACAGGCTCATAAGCTATTACTATACCATTTTGTTTAATATCTAAATCTTTTAGACCATTAGTTAATTGCTCTTTCACAACCTCTAGAGCACGATTATTTTCACGCTCTTGTAATGTTTCCCCCACACAAAAAATGGGAATTAATTCTGTGTCTAGAGCTGCTTTAAGTTTACGATTTATAGTTAAGTCATTCTCAGCAAGAACAGTTCTTCTTTCTGAATGTCCGATTATTACCCAGTTGCACCCTACATCTTTAAGCATTACTGGAGAAATTTCACCTGTATAAGCACCTTTTTCTTCCCAAAATACATTTTGAGCCCCTAACTCTACATTTGTCCCTTTAAGTTCATTACTTAATACATGTAAGCTAGTAAATGTTGGACATAATACAATATCCTTTGTAGTTTCATTTGTTACTAATGGTAAAAATTCATTTATAAATTGTTTACCTTCAGCTATTGTTTTATGCATTTTCCAATTACCAGCTAACATTGGTTTTCTCATAATTACACCCCACAAACTGCAACACCGGGAAGCAATTTTCCTTCTAAAAATTCTAAGGTCGCACCTCCACCGGTAGAAATATGAGTTATATTTTTTTCTAATCCTAAATGGTGCACAGCCGCTGCTGAGTCACCACCTCCTATAACGCTAACTGCTGGAGAATCAGCTAGTTTTTTAGCTACCTCTTCTGTTCCCTTAGCAAATTGATCATATTCATAAACACCTAAGGGCCCGTTCCAAATTATAGTTCTAGCTTTTAATATTTCTTTACTATATTCTTCAATTGTTTTAGGTCCGATATCTAGAATCATCTTATCATCAGGCACTTCTAATACATCAACTACCTGACCTTGCGCTTTCTCAGAAACTTCATCTGCAATCACAACATCTAGGGGTAAAAGTATACGGGTATCTTTCTTTTCTGCTTCCTTTAGAAGCTCAGTTGCTTCATCAATCCGATCCTTTTCCAAAATTGATTTACCTACATTTATTCCTTTTGCTTTTAGGAAGGTATTGGCCATACCTCCTCCAATCACAATAACATCCATTTTATCTAATA from Candidatus Syntrophocurvum alkaliphilum includes these protein-coding regions:
- the tpiA gene encoding triose-phosphate isomerase; this encodes MRKPMLAGNWKMHKTIAEGKQFINEFLPLVTNETTKDIVLCPTFTSLHVLSNELKGTNVELGAQNVFWEEKGAYTGEISPVMLKDVGCNWVIIGHSERRTVLAENDLTINRKLKAALDTELIPIFCVGETLQERENNRALEVVKEQLTNGLKDLDIKQNGIVIAYEPVWAIGTGINASCTDAQEMIGYIREYLGKIFNEDFAKTIRILYGGSVKPENIAEFMNKEDIDGALVGGASLTPDTFADIVRFDKNV